The Prunus persica cultivar Lovell chromosome G8, Prunus_persica_NCBIv2, whole genome shotgun sequence genome includes a region encoding these proteins:
- the LOC109950733 gene encoding uncharacterized protein LOC109950733 isoform X2: MSEILIKHFPEAKTVIFEDDFPFSEYILSAKKSFKFMDELDRIEISTKEVIESKFGSDVENHLGMLCSLIPEFIHEEKFGVDSVMLITPFGDSERMLEERIQKGNMGKRLISTKIKDMHIWIAKLGRSEMSTDELKRDIIFGAFVQQLELLVFLVPQWILKDPEENPNNFSICRKNTKDAKIKLYQEIDERTLGESPSFNLSKDDFLLNLRRSIVKDFGECSTCWDDLYNDEGLSVDTLPCGHAFHCKCVREWCVESGRNTTCPLCRGPIIPRTINMA; the protein is encoded by the exons ATGAGTGAAATACTAATTAAACATTTTCCTGAAGCGAAGACTGTCATTTTTGAGGATGATTTTCCCTTCTCAGAATATATTTTGTCAGCAAAGAAGAGCTTTAAATTCATGGATGAGTTGGACCGTATTGAAATTTCAACCAAAGAAGTCATAGAAAGCAAATTCGGCAGTGATGTTGAAAATCATCTGGGGATGCTGTGCTCATTGATACCGGAATTCATCCATGAGGAGAAGTTTGGAGTAGATTCTGTAATGCT GATTACGCCATTCGGAGATTCTGAAAGGATGCTTGAAGAGAG GATTCAGAAAGGAAATATGGGGAAAAGGTTGATATCTACTAAGATTAAGGACATGCACATTTGGATTGCGAAACTAGGTCGTTCCGAAATGTCAACAGATGAGCTGAAGCGTGATATCATTTTTG GTGCCTTTGTCCAACAACTAGAGTTGCTAGTCTTCCTTGTTCCACAGTGGATTTTGAAAGATCCGGAAGAGAATCCAAATAATTttag CATCTGTAGAAAGAATACTAAAGATGCAAAAATAAAGCTTTACCAAGAAATTGATGAAAGAACACTTGGAGAATCACCATCATTTAATTTAAGCAAAGATGATTTCCTGCTAAATCTAAGAAGATCGATTGTAAAGGATTTCGGG GAGTGCAGCACCTGCTGGGATGATCTCTACAATGACGAAGGATTGAGCGTAGACACACTGCCTTGTGGTCACGCATTTCACTGCAAGTGCGTGAGGGAGTGGTGTGTAGAGAGTGGCAGAAACACAACATGCCCATTGTGCAGAGGGCCAATAATACCGAGAACCAT AAATATGGCATGA
- the LOC109950733 gene encoding uncharacterized protein LOC109950733 isoform X1, with protein MSEILIKHFPEAKTVIFEDDFPFSEYILSAKKSFKFMDELDRIEISTKEVIESKFGSDVENHLGMLCSLIPEFIHEEKFGVDSVMLITPFGDSERMLEERIQKGNMGKRLISTKIKDMHIWIAKLGRSEMSTDELKRDIIFGDLYADDRSAFVQQLELLVFLVPQWILKDPEENPNNFSICRKNTKDAKIKLYQEIDERTLGESPSFNLSKDDFLLNLRRSIVKDFGECSTCWDDLYNDEGLSVDTLPCGHAFHCKCVREWCVESGRNTTCPLCRGPIIPRTINMA; from the exons ATGAGTGAAATACTAATTAAACATTTTCCTGAAGCGAAGACTGTCATTTTTGAGGATGATTTTCCCTTCTCAGAATATATTTTGTCAGCAAAGAAGAGCTTTAAATTCATGGATGAGTTGGACCGTATTGAAATTTCAACCAAAGAAGTCATAGAAAGCAAATTCGGCAGTGATGTTGAAAATCATCTGGGGATGCTGTGCTCATTGATACCGGAATTCATCCATGAGGAGAAGTTTGGAGTAGATTCTGTAATGCT GATTACGCCATTCGGAGATTCTGAAAGGATGCTTGAAGAGAG GATTCAGAAAGGAAATATGGGGAAAAGGTTGATATCTACTAAGATTAAGGACATGCACATTTGGATTGCGAAACTAGGTCGTTCCGAAATGTCAACAGATGAGCTGAAGCGTGATATCATTTTTGGTGATCTCTATGCAGATGACAGAA GTGCCTTTGTCCAACAACTAGAGTTGCTAGTCTTCCTTGTTCCACAGTGGATTTTGAAAGATCCGGAAGAGAATCCAAATAATTttag CATCTGTAGAAAGAATACTAAAGATGCAAAAATAAAGCTTTACCAAGAAATTGATGAAAGAACACTTGGAGAATCACCATCATTTAATTTAAGCAAAGATGATTTCCTGCTAAATCTAAGAAGATCGATTGTAAAGGATTTCGGG GAGTGCAGCACCTGCTGGGATGATCTCTACAATGACGAAGGATTGAGCGTAGACACACTGCCTTGTGGTCACGCATTTCACTGCAAGTGCGTGAGGGAGTGGTGTGTAGAGAGTGGCAGAAACACAACATGCCCATTGTGCAGAGGGCCAATAATACCGAGAACCAT AAATATGGCATGA
- the LOC18768870 gene encoding pescadillo homolog: MVKHYRPPGKKKEGNAARYITRSQAVKQLQVSLPLFRKLCILKGIFPREPKKKTKGNHHTYYHLKDVSFIQHEPLLERLREIRAYQHKIKKAEAKKNRDRATLLTQRRPSYKLDKIVLQRYPKFLDALRDLDDCLTMVHLFAALPAIEGRIEVKRIHNCRRLAHEWQAYISRTHRLRKVFVSVKGIYYQAEVKGQEVTWLAPHPLQQVLTDDIDFNIMLNFLEFYEALLAFANCHLYHSINVRYPPILDPRLEAVAADLYALSRYFDANSQSSAWDSQTPSLSGSGKVESQQIGPSIDESELRLAQLQHQLPSNEPGVLMHLVGDVLGEDKEDNDARECTKLFKDMKFFLNREVYRESLLFIIPAFGGIVSWQGDGAPFEEDDASITHQIIDRPRHDGKICGRQYVQPQWVYDCVNARIILPTGDYLVGRDLPPHLSPFDDNDYFEITERGKAAGINEVLPLPGMEREDLEDPLKLLAEGVINRAEAEAAKEKRKKMKAHEKQYHHELIMEIQGVTHSSSISNIDNLSADREEPHHDYEQVDEDNRIMSELEWSRSFKGRIKAMRISRQRKKQCADVIRQRRKILEEHEV, encoded by the exons ATGGTGAAGCACTACAGGCCTCCC gggaagaaaaaggaaggtaATGCTGCAAGGTACATCACCAGGTCACAAGCCGTCAAGCAACTTCAAGTCAGTCTACCCCTCTTCAG GAAACTATGTATTCTCAAGGGGATATTCCCAAGGGAGCCAAAGAAAAAGACCAAAGGGAATCACCATACTTATTATCACTTAAAGGATGTTTCATTCATCCAACATGAACCATTACTCGAGCGCTTAAGAGAGATCAGGGCTTATcaacacaaaataaagaaagccGAGGCCAAGAAGAACCGGGATCGTGCTACTCTTCTCACACAAAGAAGACCTTCTTACAAATTAGATAAAATTGTTTTGCAGAg GTATCCGAAATTCCTTGATGCTCTTAGAGATTTGGATGACTGTCTCACAATGGTTCACCTCTTTGCTGCCTTACCTGCTATTGAGGGCCGTATCGAAGTGAAACGCATCCATAACTGTCGGAG gTTGGCTCATGAATGGCAAGCTTACATATCTCGTACTCATAGATTGCGTAAAGTCTTTGTGTCTGTTAAAGGCATATATTATCAG GCTGAGGTTAAAGGGCAAGAGGTCACATGGCTGGCTCCTCACCCTTTGCAGCAAGTTTTGACTGATGATATTGACTTCAATATCATGCTAAACTTTTTGGAGTTTTACGAG GCACTTCTTGCCTTTGCGAATTGTCATTTATATCATTCCATAAATGTGAGGTATCCACCCATTCTTGATCCTCGATTGGAAGCTGTAGCAGCAG ATCTTTATGCTCTATCAAGGTACTTTGATGCAAACTCTCAATCCTCTGCGTGGGATAGCCAAACTCCAAGTTTGTCTGGATCTGGGAAAGTTGAGAGCCAGCAGATTGGACCTTCGATTGATGAGTCTGAACTAAGACTTGCACAACTGCAGCATCAACTCCCCTCAAATGAACCTGGTGTATTGATGCACCTTGTTGGGGATGTTCTGGGTGAGGATAAAGAGGATAACGATGCGAGGGAGTGCACGAAACTCTTCAAAGATATGAAATTTTTCTTGAACCGTGAG GTTTACAGAGAGTCTTTGCTTTTTATCATACCAGCTTTTGGTGGAATTGTTTCCTGGCAAGGAGATGGGGCTCCTTTTGAGGAAGATGATGCCAGCATCACCCATCAG ATTATTGACAGGCCAAGGCATGATGGAAAGATCTGTGGTAGACAATATGTTCAGCCACAGTGGGTCTATGATTGTGTAAATGCTCGGATCATTTTACCAACTGGGGATTATTTGGTGGGAAG GGATCTTCCTCCACACTTGTCACCTTTTGATGACAATGACTATTTCGAGATCACTGAACGAGGGAAGGCTGCTGGCATAAATGAAGTCCTGCCACTGCCTGGAATGGAAAGAGAAGACTTGGAAGATCCTCTGAAGTTACTGGCCGAAGGTGTTATTAACCGagcagaagcagaagctgCAAAGGAAAAGCGGAAGAAG ATGAAGGCTCATGAGAAGCAGTATCATCATGAATTAATTATGGAAATTCAGGGTGTCACACATTCATCATCTATCTCGAATATAGATAATCTGAGCGCTGATAGGGAAGAACCTCATCATGATTATGAGCAAGTTGACGAGGATAACAGAATTATGTCTGAACTTGAATGGTCACGTTCGTTCAAGGGGCGTATTAAAGCCATGAGG ATAAGCAGGCAACGAAAGAAGCAGTGTGCTGATGTTATCAGGCAACGGAGGAAAATCTTAGAAGAACATGAAGTCTGA
- the LOC109950734 gene encoding uncharacterized protein LOC109950734 isoform X1: MDELDRIEISTKEVIESKFGSDVENHLGMLCSLIPEFIHEEKFGVDSVMLITPFGDSERMLEERIQKGNMGKRLISTKIKDMHIWIAKLGRSEMSTDELKRDIIFGDLYADDRSAFVQQLELLVFLVPQWILKDPEENPNNFSICRKNTKDAKIKLYQEIDERTLGESPSFNLSKDDFLLNLRRSIVKDFGECSTCWDDLYNDEGLSVDTLPCGHAFHCKCVREWCVESGRNTTCPLCRGPIIPRTINMA; this comes from the exons ATGGATGAGTTGGACCGTATTGAAATTTCAACCAAAGAAGTCATAGAAAGCAAATTCGGCAGTGATGTTGAAAATCATCTGGGGATGCTGTGCTCATTGATACCGGAATTCATCCATGAGGAGAAGTTTGGAGTAGATTCTGTAATGCT GATTACGCCATTCGGAGATTCTGAAAGGATGCTTGAAGAGAG GATTCAGAAAGGAAATATGGGGAAAAGGTTGATATCTACTAAGATTAAGGACATGCACATTTGGATTGCGAAACTAGGTCGTTCCGAAATGTCAACAGATGAGCTGAAGCGTGATATCATTTTTGGTGATCTCTATGCAGATGACAGAA GTGCCTTTGTCCAACAACTAGAGTTGCTAGTCTTCCTTGTTCCACAGTGGATTTTGAAAGATCCGGAAGAGAATCCAAATAATTttag CATCTGTAGAAAGAATACTAAAGATGCAAAAATAAAGCTTTACCAAGAAATTGATGAAAGAACACTTGGAGAATCACCATCATTTAATTTAAGCAAAGATGATTTCCTGCTAAATCTAAGAAGATCGATTGTAAAGGATTTCGGG GAGTGCAGCACCTGCTGGGATGATCTCTACAATGACGAAGGATTGAGCGTAGACACACTGCCTTGTGGTCACGCATTTCACTGCAAGTGCGTGAGGGAGTGGTGTGTAGAGAGTGGCAGAAACACAACATGCCCATTGTGCAGAGGGCCAATAATACCGAGAACCAT AAATATGGCATGA
- the LOC109950734 gene encoding uncharacterized protein LOC109950734 isoform X2, with protein MDELDRIEISTKEVIESKFGSDVENHLGMLCSLIPEFIHEEKFGVDSVMLITPFGDSERMLEERIQKGNMGKRLISTKIKDMHIWIAKLGRSEMSTDELKRDIIFGAFVQQLELLVFLVPQWILKDPEENPNNFSICRKNTKDAKIKLYQEIDERTLGESPSFNLSKDDFLLNLRRSIVKDFGECSTCWDDLYNDEGLSVDTLPCGHAFHCKCVREWCVESGRNTTCPLCRGPIIPRTINMA; from the exons ATGGATGAGTTGGACCGTATTGAAATTTCAACCAAAGAAGTCATAGAAAGCAAATTCGGCAGTGATGTTGAAAATCATCTGGGGATGCTGTGCTCATTGATACCGGAATTCATCCATGAGGAGAAGTTTGGAGTAGATTCTGTAATGCT GATTACGCCATTCGGAGATTCTGAAAGGATGCTTGAAGAGAG GATTCAGAAAGGAAATATGGGGAAAAGGTTGATATCTACTAAGATTAAGGACATGCACATTTGGATTGCGAAACTAGGTCGTTCCGAAATGTCAACAGATGAGCTGAAGCGTGATATCATTTTTG GTGCCTTTGTCCAACAACTAGAGTTGCTAGTCTTCCTTGTTCCACAGTGGATTTTGAAAGATCCGGAAGAGAATCCAAATAATTttag CATCTGTAGAAAGAATACTAAAGATGCAAAAATAAAGCTTTACCAAGAAATTGATGAAAGAACACTTGGAGAATCACCATCATTTAATTTAAGCAAAGATGATTTCCTGCTAAATCTAAGAAGATCGATTGTAAAGGATTTCGGG GAGTGCAGCACCTGCTGGGATGATCTCTACAATGACGAAGGATTGAGCGTAGACACACTGCCTTGTGGTCACGCATTTCACTGCAAGTGCGTGAGGGAGTGGTGTGTAGAGAGTGGCAGAAACACAACATGCCCATTGTGCAGAGGGCCAATAATACCGAGAACCAT AAATATGGCATGA
- the LOC109950619 gene encoding uncharacterized protein K02A2.6-like: MMKDCINYSKGCEACQRHGPIQQAPSVPMNPVVKPWPFRGWAMDLIGKIYPASNQQHCFIIVATDYFTKWVEAKPVKTTTSQEIITFIEEQIIQRFGIPESITTDRGSSFISRDMLDMAETFKFKLLQSTPYYAQANGQAESSNKVIINIIRKMLEKNPKQWHEKLSETLWAYRTSKREATGMTPYALTYGHDAILPMEIAVQSLRIAHQHGLTGEDYSQAMLLELEELDASRIDTLNKLLAGKQAVSRAYNKRVKNKSFEEGEIVWKAILPLGAHIAGYGKWSPTWECPFIINQILGMGAYRLQDRDGVVHFAPINGKWLKKFYPTMWDSQAVQTDPGIGEEQD, encoded by the coding sequence atgatgaaggattgcatCAACTATTCCAAAGGATGTGAAGCCTGTCAAAGGCACGGCCCAATCCAGCAGGCTCCTTCGGTTCCCATGAATCCAGTAGTAAAACCATGGCCTTTCaggggatgggcaatggatctcattggcaaaATCTATCCAGCCAGCAACCAGCAGCACTGTTTCATTATCGTTGCCACAGATTATTTCACCAAGTGGGTAGAGGCCAAgccagtaaaaaccacaacatctcaagagatcatcacctttatagaagaacagatcatacaaaggtttggcattccagaatcaatcacaaccgataggggttcttctttcatatctagggacatgctagatatggcagaaacattcaagttcaaactgcttcaatctactccttactatgctcaagctaatggacaggcagaatcaagtaacaaggtgattatcaatatcatcagaaaGATGCTAGAGAAGAATCCAAAGCAGTGGCATGAGAAGTTATCAGAAACTTTATGGGCATACAGAACTTCAAAGAGAGAAGCAACTGGCATGACCCCCTATGCTCTAACCTACGGCCACGATGCAATTCTTCCCATGGAGATAGCAGTCCAGTCTCTTAGAATTGCTCACCAGCATGGTCTCACTGGGGAGGATTACTCTCAAGCCATGTTGCTGGAATTGGAAGAATTGGATGCAAGTAGAATTGacaccctcaacaaactcttagcaggaaaacaggCTGTGTCAAGGgcctacaacaaaagagtcaaaaacaagagttttgaagagggagagatagtctggaaggcaattctgccccttggagcacacatagctggatatgggaaatggtcacctacatgggaatgcccttttataattaaccaaatcctCGGAATGGGGGCATACAGGTTGCAGGACCGAGATGGAGTTGTTCATTTTGCCCCAATCAATGGTAAATGGTTAAAGAAGTTCTATCCAACCATGTGGGATTCGCAGGCTGTACAAACAGATCCCGGGATAGGAGAGGAACAAGATTGa